A window from Candidatus Poribacteria bacterium encodes these proteins:
- a CDS encoding exo-alpha-sialidase, producing MNRVAPELTDLHHIKLCYSKEAYCGHPRQCPIYNYGDGEIVVVHHHAPATYQTKENIQHGQTGYKGRAKILLQRSYDHGQTWAHENEVVIWDDSRPLEDKRAVLWQADEPGITREQIDLASPETAIYFPRPQTGPADANGEPSLECFAFRSADRGHTWETVPTRVAPPPPLKYVHVDGAPLVQCPDGTQMAAATVGPSANDNFVGVYGTDDNGLSWEYLGEVTRDPTGLGRPTYANLLLLPSGRLQCYMLNIGGIRNAIQMAYSDDGGYSWSEPKPIVAWGQSPWTAARRERYIWEGARRNGVHYRSPWSLRLRDGRTLVLFGRRKPPFGIGVIVSEDDGDSWSAEGIIRADASDWDLGYPVATELDDGRIFTAYYYMEKDGVNFGGARHIAGSFFRL from the coding sequence ATGAACCGCGTCGCACCAGAACTGACAGACCTGCACCATATCAAACTCTGCTACAGCAAAGAGGCATACTGCGGGCATCCCCGACAATGCCCAATCTACAATTACGGGGACGGCGAAATTGTTGTAGTCCACCACCATGCACCCGCCACCTATCAGACAAAGGAAAATATCCAGCACGGTCAAACCGGCTACAAAGGTCGGGCGAAGATCTTGCTTCAGCGATCATACGATCACGGTCAGACCTGGGCCCACGAAAACGAGGTGGTGATTTGGGACGACTCGCGCCCCTTGGAAGATAAGCGTGCCGTCCTGTGGCAAGCTGATGAGCCGGGGATAACCCGCGAACAGATTGATCTCGCTAGCCCGGAGACAGCGATCTACTTCCCTCGTCCCCAAACGGGTCCCGCGGATGCCAACGGGGAGCCGAGTCTGGAATGCTTTGCCTTCCGTTCCGCTGATCGAGGTCACACATGGGAGACCGTTCCGACGCGAGTGGCACCACCGCCACCGCTCAAATATGTCCATGTGGACGGAGCGCCGTTGGTACAGTGTCCCGACGGTACGCAGATGGCAGCGGCGACCGTGGGTCCAAGCGCAAATGATAACTTCGTGGGGGTATACGGCACCGACGACAACGGCTTATCTTGGGAATATCTGGGGGAAGTCACACGCGATCCCACAGGTCTAGGACGACCGACCTACGCGAACTTGCTGCTGCTGCCGAGCGGACGGTTGCAGTGCTATATGCTCAACATCGGTGGCATCCGGAACGCGATCCAGATGGCGTATTCTGACGATGGCGGCTACAGTTGGAGCGAACCGAAACCGATTGTGGCGTGGGGACAGTCGCCGTGGACGGCGGCGCGTCGTGAACGGTACATCTGGGAAGGAGCTAGGCGGAACGGTGTCCACTACCGATCGCCTTGGTCGCTACGGCTGCGTGACGGACGGACTCTGGTGCTGTTCGGTCGACGCAAGCCACCATTTGGAATCGGCGTAATCGTCAGTGAGGACGATGGGGATTCTTGGTCGGCAGAGGGAATCATCCGGGCGGACGCCAGTGATTGGGATCTCGGTTACCCCGTCGCCACGGAACTGGACGATGGACGTATCTTCACCGCCTACTACTACATGGAGAAAGATGGGGTCAACTTCGGCGGCGCACGCCATATTGCCGGGAGTTTCTTCCGTTTGTGA
- a CDS encoding transglycosylase domain-containing protein codes for MKSDLSKHRKPIIKSLIIAGLLITAFGLLLLHEVHGRSKLVSPPATPIFTDRYGTFLAEGTADEDAPLGFWDPPAVLPERIVACLLAIEDKRYYEHFGVDFRSLLRALVNNLSGGPRQGASTIAMQVARLQRPGERTLWRKACEMGTAVWLNRKYGHQNVLRHYLKIVPQGNRIHGVAYAARRYFRKPLADLSWTEAAILASLPRAPGRMNLYQFEGRRKAFERAKLILNLLHKNGTLDADNLAISQRQLKSLKIPVKESRPYHSYHAILRLQETMNGTDSYTKPVLTTLDLPLQEVVDSTAGEAMEQLRQRGAGNLAVIVAERETGAIRSYLGSDFYADTDFSGAINYATTPRSAGSTLKPFIYALGMETGAFSPASVLADLPFNLVHSRGQYSIHLGPMLYRKALANSRNIPAVHVLKTVGLAKTYDLFRQLGLAKDDRSASVYGLGLAIGGLYVTLEDLVAAYGVLGVDGKAFGLRWFETDDEEAPSQLIPEDVARQITLFLSDPLARLPTFTRMGPLEYPFPVAVKTGTSQGFRDAWAVAYSSKYIVGAWIGHPDHERMKQVAGLDAAQLVKGILLFLHPKERRGVDETPFPPPQSHQDSGGSVGYQLAKLCPMSGELATEACAETVLEYLLLGIEPTAFCPVHQSFAVDRRTGELAGPMTPPEWIEIRSYAVLSPQFAAWGAVHGYNPPPLPSTESPFVSIAIEEPVNGSVFRFHPDTPQQLQSIALRAYVSPTVPEIIWYVDGEPFQKVAYPYTTRWHLRAGSHALQARFPHADVQSGIITITVAP; via the coding sequence ATGAAATCAGATCTCTCAAAACACCGCAAACCCATCATAAAAAGCCTCATCATCGCAGGTCTTCTGATAACAGCGTTCGGTTTGCTGCTGCTGCACGAAGTCCACGGTAGGAGCAAATTGGTTTCACCGCCGGCGACACCAATTTTCACCGATCGATACGGGACATTTTTAGCGGAGGGAACTGCCGACGAGGACGCACCACTCGGCTTTTGGGATCCGCCAGCGGTTTTACCTGAACGGATCGTTGCATGCCTGTTAGCAATCGAAGACAAGCGGTACTACGAACATTTTGGCGTCGATTTCCGTTCTCTCCTTCGGGCATTGGTGAATAACCTCAGCGGTGGGCCGCGGCAGGGTGCCTCGACGATTGCCATGCAGGTGGCGCGACTGCAACGCCCCGGTGAGCGAACCCTCTGGAGAAAAGCGTGTGAAATGGGAACGGCGGTGTGGCTCAACCGAAAGTACGGCCATCAAAACGTGCTGCGGCACTACTTGAAGATTGTTCCTCAAGGCAATCGTATCCACGGCGTCGCCTACGCAGCGAGGCGGTATTTCCGGAAACCTTTGGCAGATCTGAGTTGGACAGAAGCAGCGATATTGGCAAGTCTCCCCAGAGCGCCGGGCAGAATGAACCTTTACCAATTTGAAGGACGACGAAAAGCGTTTGAACGTGCAAAACTGATTCTCAATCTGCTCCATAAGAACGGGACACTCGATGCAGACAACCTCGCAATCAGCCAGCGCCAGCTAAAGTCCTTGAAGATCCCCGTTAAGGAATCGCGACCGTATCACAGTTATCACGCCATTCTGCGCCTTCAAGAGACGATGAATGGGACCGATTCCTATACGAAACCGGTACTCACTACTTTGGACCTTCCCCTTCAGGAAGTTGTGGATAGCACTGCCGGTGAAGCGATGGAGCAGCTCCGTCAACGCGGTGCGGGCAACCTAGCAGTTATCGTGGCAGAGCGCGAGACAGGGGCGATACGGAGTTATCTGGGCTCAGATTTTTACGCCGATACAGACTTCTCCGGTGCCATCAATTATGCGACAACTCCGCGATCTGCTGGTAGCACCCTGAAGCCTTTCATCTACGCTTTGGGTATGGAAACCGGGGCGTTCTCCCCCGCCAGTGTATTGGCGGATCTGCCGTTCAATCTGGTGCATTCGAGAGGCCAGTATAGCATCCATCTCGGTCCGATGCTCTATCGAAAGGCGCTTGCCAATAGCCGAAATATCCCGGCAGTTCATGTCCTGAAGACGGTAGGGCTAGCAAAGACATACGATCTGTTTCGACAATTGGGACTCGCAAAGGACGACAGATCTGCTAGCGTTTATGGGCTTGGATTGGCAATTGGCGGGCTTTACGTCACTTTGGAGGATCTCGTCGCCGCTTATGGCGTGTTGGGGGTCGATGGGAAAGCGTTTGGGTTGCGCTGGTTTGAAACCGATGATGAAGAGGCACCGTCGCAGCTTATCCCTGAAGATGTGGCTCGGCAGATCACGCTCTTTCTCTCCGATCCACTGGCGCGGTTGCCCACTTTCACTCGCATGGGACCGTTAGAATATCCCTTCCCGGTGGCGGTGAAAACCGGTACCTCTCAGGGATTCCGAGATGCGTGGGCGGTGGCTTACAGTTCAAAATACATCGTCGGTGCATGGATCGGGCACCCGGATCATGAACGGATGAAGCAGGTGGCGGGCCTTGATGCAGCGCAGTTGGTAAAGGGGATTCTGCTTTTTTTGCACCCCAAGGAACGTCGGGGAGTGGACGAAACGCCGTTCCCACCGCCCCAATCGCATCAGGATTCAGGGGGTTCTGTGGGCTATCAACTGGCTAAGCTCTGTCCGATGTCGGGAGAGCTTGCAACCGAGGCGTGCGCCGAAACCGTCTTGGAATATCTCCTCCTTGGGATCGAACCGACTGCTTTCTGCCCCGTCCACCAATCGTTTGCAGTTGACCGACGAACAGGAGAGCTAGCTGGTCCTATGACACCTCCAGAGTGGATAGAAATCAGAAGTTATGCTGTCCTATCGCCACAGTTTGCCGCTTGGGGAGCAGTGCACGGCTACAATCCCCCGCCATTACCCTCAACCGAATCGCCGTTCGTGAGCATTGCCATTGAAGAGCCTGTTAATGGGAGTGTTTTTCGATTTCATCCAGATACCCCACAGCAGTTGCAGAGCATTGCGCTCAGAGCCTACGTTTCTCCCACTGTCCCGGAGATTATCTGGTATGTGGACGGGGAACCCTTTCAAAAAGTGGCATATCCTTACACAACGCGATGGCATCTTCGCGCAGGTTCCCACGCGCTCCAAGCTCGCTTCCCTCACGCCGATGTACAGAGCGGTATCATCACCATAACTGTTGCTCCGTAG